CGGTCGAAGCTGGACGGAAAAACGGGACGGCGCTTCTGGAAGAATCTTGATGAACTGGCAGAGACTCCCGAATTTCAGGAGTTGATGCAGGAAGAATTTCCTCGTCAGGCAGGCGCGGGTGAGTGGGTTGACCCGGTCTCCCGTCGCGGCTTCCTCAAGGTCATGGGAGCTTCCTTCGCTCTCGCGGGACTTGCCGGTTGCACCAAGCAGCCTGATGAACCGATCTATCCTTACGTCAAGCAGCCTGAAGACCTGGTGCTGGGCAAGCCGATGTACTTTGCAACGGCGCATCCCTTCCCCACGGGAGCGATTCCGGTCCTGATCAAGTCGGATTCTTTCCGTCCGATCAAGGTGGATGGCAACCCGGAGCACCCGATGTCGAAGGGTCGTTCCGATGCCATGAGCCAGGCAACTCTGCTTGATCTTTACGATCCTGACCGCTCGCAGCATGTGCGTTTCCGTGGACAGAATTCAAGCTGGGGCGAGTTCCAGAAGGCCCTTCAGGATGCAGCCAGCAAGAGCTCGGGTGGACGCGGTCTTTACTTCCTGAGCGAGACGATTACCTCTCCTACCCTGGCCGGCCAGTGGAAGGCGTTGCAGGCCAAGTATCCCCAGGCGAAGCTGGTGCAGTGGGAGCCGGTCAATCAGGATTCTTCCCGTGCAGCTTCGAAGGCAGCTTTTGGAAGCTATGCTGATGCGCAGTACAAGCTTGAGGATGCCGACGTTATCCTTTCGCTCGATGCGGACTTCCTGGGTGGCATCGGACATCCTGGATTCCTTCCTCTCGCAGCAGCTTATGCTGAGCGGCATCGCTGGGAAGAGGGCAAGAAGATCAATCGTCTGTATGTTGTCGAGACGATGCCGACCGTTACAGGCTTCAAGGCAGAACACCGGTTAGGGCTCAAGCCAAGCCAGGTGGCCCAGTTTGCCGATGCATTGGTGTACGGCACGGCACCTTCCGGGTTGAATGCCGAGCAGCAGAAGTTCTTTACGGTACTTCTGAATGACCTGAAGAATCACAGCGGTAGGGCCGTTGTGATTCCGGGTGAGCAGGCTCCTGCTTCGGTGCATGCTGCCGCCTATGCAATCAACACGCTGATCGGTGCGGTAGGCAAAACGGTGGTTTACACCGAGACGGTGAACCCGCTGCCGACCGAGCAGTTCTCTGAGTTCAAGCCTCTGGTTGCCGATATGAATGCGGGCAAAGTGCAGTGGCTGGTGATGCTCGGGGTTAATCCGATTTACTCTGCCCCTGCTGACCTCAACTTTGCCGATGCTCTGGCGAAGGTCCCGGTGACGATTCATCTTGGCTCGCACGTTGATGAGACCGGCTCGATTACGACGTGGCATGTCAACAAGGCGCACTATCTGGAGAGCTGGTCGGATGCGCGCGCCTATGACGGTACGCTCACGATCATTCAGCCAATGATCGACCCGATGTACGGCGGCAAGGGCTCGCACGATGTCTTCCAGACGCTTTTGGATAACCCGCAGGCTTCGGCGTATGACGCGGTCGTTGCCAATGCAAAGAACTACGTCAAAGGCGATTTCGCCACGGGTTGGCGCAAGGCTCTGCACGACGGTTGGGTTGAGGGCACAGCCTTTACGCCTAAGGCCGGCGTTCCGGCGCGAGTGACGGCGTTCGCTGCTCCTGCCTCTTCTGCTTCCGGTTACGAGCTTTCCTTCCGCCCCGACGTTTCGCTTTACGACGGCCGCTATGGCAATGTGGGCTGGCTGCAGGAGCTTCCCAAGCAGGTCACGAACCTGAGCTGGGACAATGCCGCTCTGGTCAGCATGAAGACCATGGCAGACCTCAAGGTCGAAGAGACGGAGTTGATCGAGCTTAGCCTCGATGGCCGCAAGGTCACAGCTCCTGTCCTTATGGTGCCGGGCCATCCCGATGATGTGATTACAGTTCATCTCGGATTTGGCCGTAGCGTTGAAGCGGGTCGCGTGGCTGCCGGAGTCGGGTTCAGCGGTTACAAGCTGCGGACCTCCTCGGCTCCCCTGGTCGCTTCCGGCGCAACAGCGAAGAAAGTCGATGGCAGCTACTATGATCTTTGCGTTACCAAGGTGCATAACGTTGAGCACCGTGGTTCATTCGCGCAGCAGGATCTTGAGCGGCCGATCTTTGATACGCAGGGAACCTTCTCTCTGGCGGGACATGAAGCGATGGAGCGTTCCATCATTCGCTACGCCACAGTGGAAGAGGCGGAGAAGAACCCGAAGTTCGCTGAAGAAGGTGCAAGCGGCACCATCGTCAACAAAGTTGGATATGGTCCGCAGGGCGAAAATCCTGTCCATGGCGATCCGGGTTGGAAGTCGCAAAAAGAAGTCAATCTCAGCATGTTCCCGAATGCCTGGCGTTATGACCGGACCGATCCTTCCTCGCACAAGAAGCAGAATGCCTGGGGGATGGAGATCGACCTGAACAGCTGCATTGGCTGCAACGCCTGCATTGTCAGCTGCTACGCCGAGAACAACATCCCCGTGGTTGGGCGTGAGCAGGTCAAGGTCGGACGCAATATGCAGTGGCTTCGTATCGATACCTACTTTGAGGGCGATCTTCATGCTCCCAAGGCTCACTTCCAGCCGATGGCTTGCCAGCACTGTGAAAACGCCGGTTGCGAACAGGTTTGCCCGGTGGGAGCGACGGTGCACACGCCCGAGGGCCTGAATGTGATGGTCTACAACCGTTGCGTGGGAACCCGCTACTGCTCGAATAACTGCCCATATAAGGTCCGTCGGTTCAACTTCCTTTTGTACTCGGACTATGACACGGAGAGCCTCAAGTTCGGACGCAATCCGGACGTTTCGGTTCGTTCCCGTGGCGTTATGGAAAAGTGCAGCTACTGCGTGCAGCGCATCATGTCCGCCAAGATTACGGCTGACAAGGAAAATCGTGAGATTCGCGATGGCGAGATTGTGACGGCCTGCCAGCAGGCTTGCCCGACTGACGCCATTGTCTTCGGCAACATCAACGATCCTGCGAGCAAGGTTGCAAAGCGTAAAGAAACGGAGCGCAATTACTCCGTTCTGGGCGACCTGAACTATCGTCCGCGCACAACCTACACGGCTGGCGTCATCAACCCGAACCCGGAGCTGGCATAAATGGCGACCAAAGTACCCATCAACGACCCGATGATCGATCCGCGAACTGGCGAATACGCGGTCATCGCCCCGGGCCACAACTTCAAGTCGGTGACGCAGAAGATCGCCAGCATCGTACTTACGTCAAATACCCCGCTGGGTTGGTTCTTCGGCCTGCTGGTGGCGGGCGGCGTAGCTACGCTGGTGGTCATCTCGGTGACCTGGCTCTTCCTGAAAGGCGTCGGCATTTGGGGCGTCACGATGCCAGGAGCCTGGGGCTTTGCCATCATCAACTTCGTTTGGTGGATCGGTATCGGCCACGCCGGAACCCTTATCTCGGCGATTCTTCTGCTCTTCAAGCAGACCTGGCGTAACTCGATCAACCGTTTCGCCGAGGCGATGACAATCTTCGCCGTTGTCTGCGCGGGCATGTTCCCGCTGATCCACGTAGGGCGTCCGTGGCTGGGTTACTGGTTGTTCCCGTACCCGAACACGATGAACGTCTGGCCGCAGTGGCGCTCTCCGCTGGCCTGGGACGTCTTCGCAGTCTCGACCTACGCAACGATTTCTGTGGTCTTCTGGTACATCGGTATGATCCCGGACTTCGGTACGTTGCGTGATCGCGCGACGCTGCCGCTGGCCCGCTACTTCTACGGAATTCTCTCGATGGGCTGGCGCGGATCGACGCGGCACTGGATTCGTTACGAGACAGCGTCGCTGCTTCTGGCTGGTCTTTCGACTCCCCTCGTACTCTCGGTTCACACGGTCATCAGCTTCGACTTTGCGGTGGCGGCGCTGGCAGGATGGCATACGACGATCTTTCCGCCCTACTTCGTCGCGGGCGCCGTCTACTCCGGCTTCGCCATGGTGCTGACGCTGGCGATTCCAATCCGCAAGTGGTACCACATGGAAGACCTGGTCACGTTGCGCCACCTGGACAATATGGCCAAGGTGATGCTCGCAACCGGTTCAATCGTAGGCTACGGCTACGGCATGGAAGTCTTCATGAGCTGGTACTCGGCCAGCCACTGGGAGTTCTTCATGATGTGGAACCGTATGTTCGGTCCCATGGGCTGGGCGTACTGGATGCTCATCCTGACCAACATCGCGATTCCGCTGACGACATTGTGGTCGCGCAAGTTACGGGTGAACGTGGGCTTTCTGTTCGTTCTCTCGTTCATCATCAATATCGGTATGTGGTTCGAGCGCTTCGTCATCGTGGTGACTTCGCTCTATCGCGATTACCTGCCATCGAGCTGGGGAACTTACCGAGCGACCAAGTGGGACTACATGCTGTTCATCGGAACGTGGGGACTGTTTACAGTGCTGTTCCTCTTCTTCGTCCGTTTCCTTCCGATGATCCCCATGTCTGAAATTCGCATGATGCTGCCGCAGACCAAGATCACGCGTGGCGGTAAAAACGCTGAGACCGTAAGCGAGGAGATGAGCTAATGCCGCGCAGAGAGGGAATCTACGGACTACTGGCGGAGTTCAATACTCCTAGCGAGCTAGTGTATGCGACCGAACAGGCGCGTGCAGCCGGGTACCGTCGTATGGAGTGCTACACGCCGTATCCGGTGGAAGAGGCTGCTGAAGCGCTGGAGTTTCACAAGAACCGCGTTCCGCTGGTATGCCTTCTGGGCGGGCTGATGGGAGTCACCACGGCCTTCCTGATGGAGACTTGGATCTCGGTCTGGGCCTATCCGCTGAACATCGCGGGACGCCCGCTGTTTTCCTGGCCGGCGTTCATTATCCCGGCCTATGAGTGGACGATTCTGTTCTCCGGTCTCTCGGCTGGGTTCGGGATGCTCGCCCTCAATGGTTTGCCGCAGCTCTATCATCCATTGTTCAATGCGCCGAATTTCCGCAACGGTGCGACCACGGACAAGTTTTTCCTGTGCCTGGAGTCGACGGACCCGAAGTTTTCGCCGACCGAGACAAGATCTTTTCTGGAACAGTTCCATGCGGTCTCCGTGGTGGAGGTGGACCATTAATATGCAGAACAAACACATGAGGCTGGGTCTGGCGGCAATGGCGACGCTTGCGATGGCGGCGACAGTCGGTTGCCGACAGGACATGCATGACCAGCCCAAGTTCTTCCCGCAGCGAGGCACGACGCTCTACGCCGATGGCCGTTCCGTGCGTCCGCAGGTCGCCAATACGGTAGCCCGCGAGCAGCTGCATGAGGACTCCTACTTCTATACGGGACTGGTGGATGGTAAGGAAGGCGATGGACTTCCCTTCCCGGTCAGCATGAAGGTCCTCGAGCGCGGTCAGGAGCGGTATAACATCTACTGCACTCCCTGCCACTCGCGCGTGGGCAATGGTGAAGGCATGATCGTGCAGCGCGGCTACGCCAAGGCCGGCGATTTCCATACGGCTCGCCTGGAAACAGCTCCGCTGGGTCACTTCTTCCACGTCATCACGAACGGTTATGGTGCTATGCCCGACTACGCGGCGCAGGTTACGCCTGAGGATCGATGGGCGATTGCTGCTTATATTCGGGCTCTGCAGTTGAGTCAGAAGGCGCAGCAGGCCGATGTTCCGGCGGGTGCGCACGTCGAACGGCTCTCCGATCTCGCAGAGCAGCAGGGACTGCCAGCAGCATTCGTCAAGGAATGGCATGTGCCCGCCACTGCAGTCACCGGAACACCGGATGGCCAGCCAATGGCTCTTCCCGCACCCGGCGAACCTGCCAAAACAACTTCAGCTCAACCTGCAGGCCGCCAATCGGCGAATAACCCTGGAGCAACACCACAGCAGTAATCTCGGAAGCTTCCGAACGAAGGCTTGAAACGCATGTCACATGGACACGAACATCACGGAGGAGCGGGGCACAATCACCATGGCCCGCGCACACTTCCTGCATCGCTGGCCGCTCCGGAAGAGATCAAGGCCTGGCGGACGCGTCTGTTGGTCGTTGGCGGAATCGCCACGCTGATCTCGCTGGTCTTTCTCATGGTCAAGGGAGGCCCAGGCCACATTCTGCGTGCCTACCTGATGGGATTTATGGTCACGTTTGGATTCGCCGGCGGCGGTCTAGTCGTGTTGATGCTCCAGTACGTCTCGGGCGGTAAGTGGGGACTCCTTCTGCGTCGCCCGTTGGAGGCGATGTCCCGCACGCTTAAGCTGGTCGCGCTGATGGTGATCCCGGTGCTCTTCTTCATGAAGCACCTGTATCAGTGGGCTGCGTATCCCAATGCCAAGGCTACGGCAGCGGCTTATGCCAAGGGGCTGATGACTCAGGAGCAGATGCTGACCGCAAATGCGAAGCATGCCATGCTGAGCCCCACCTCAGCCGTGGTTCAGGTGGTCATTGTCTTCGGCATCCTTCTCACCTTTGCGTTCTTCCTCAATCGCTGGTCGCTGCAGCGGGATGCTGATCCGGAGGCTGGCTCGCAATCCAGTTTCGACTCCTGGCGCATCAAGTTCGAGAATCTCTCTGGAATCGGAATCTTTATCTATGTTGTGCTGCTGACCGATCTCTCGATTCTGTTGATCAAGTCTCTCGATGTGACCTGGTACTCCTCGATCTATGGTCTTCAGTTCCTTGTCGGACAGGGCTATCAGGTGCTTGCGCTGGGTATTCTCTCGGTTGTTTTGCTCTCGCGTTTCGAGCCGATGAAGACCCTATTGCGCGTAACCGAACAGCACGATCTGGGCAAATTTCTATTCGCCTTTGTCATGCTGAACATCTATCTCTGCTTTGCAGAGTTCCTGATTATCTGGTCGGGTAACGTCCCGGACGAAATTCCCTGGTACCTGGCGCGTATTCAAGGCGGCTGGTGGGTCATCTGCTCGCTGGATTTTATTTGCCACTGGCTGATTCCGTTCACCCTGCTGCTCTCGCGAGATCTGAAGCGTAACAAGAAGAAGATGATCTGGCTGTGCGGCTGGATGATCTTTGCTCGCAGCCTGGATATGTTCTGGCTGATTGAGCCGAACTTCCCGGATGCGGCTGGAAACCTTCACCTGAGTGGAAATCTCGGAATTCTTGCCTACATTACGGTTCCGGTGGCTGTGCTTTCGATTTGGGGAGCGTACTACCTCACCGAGCTGATGAAGCGTCCGCTGATGAACGTCAACGACCCCCACCTGGAAGAGATGTTGGAGCCTGAACATGCCCACTAACGATCACAACCCGCATGCCAAGCACGATTCGCACGCCCATACATCGGAAACTCCGGGGTATGAGACAACGGACGTCAACGTCAACGGCGTACTGGTCTTCCTCTCCGGACTGGCTGGATCTGTCTTTGTTTTCTTCATCTTCTGCTGGCTGATGGGTAAGGTCATCAACGGCGCGATTCAGAAATCGGACGGCCCCGCAGACAAGTGGCATCAGACAGGCGAGAAGTCGAGCTACGGATTGACGAACAACCCGGAGTTTGAACAGCGTCAGCTGCAGCAGCTGACGGCGTCCTTTCCGGAGCCTCGCGTCAATACGACTGATGATGCTCAGCAGACCGCAGACCTTCACGCGCGTGAAGACCTCTTGCTGGGGTACTACAGCAGCACTCCGGGCCAGGATGGGATTCGGATTCCTATCGAGCGGGCGATGCAGCTGATCGCGCAGCGGGGACTTCCGGTTCACGCCGCACCGGCGGGTACTGAGGTCAAGATGGTTGGCGATGCCAATCCTCATATCCAGGCTCCCTTGACCAATGGGTTTGCGCGTACGGGATTGGAGCTGGAGGAGATCGAAGCGCGCAAGCAGAAGATGGACTTCGGCAAGGCCGAAGCGGCAGAGCACGCGCAGCTGGCTCCCGTTCGGTAATCGACGGGTTCCAGAGAATTTCTGAAGTCGCTTCCTTAAAATGGAAGCATGAGCAACCGCAGCAGCAGTTCAGCAAAGGATCTGGCAGGGATGGAGCGGAATACAACAACACGGAAGAGATGGCAGGCAGCGGCAATGGCGATGCTTGGCTGTGCGCTGCTGTGTTCTCCGCTAGCAGCCCAGGTTTCCAGTTATGGAGACAAACGGGCTGGCGAGAACTCCGGTGATCAACTTCCGCAGGTCCTACAGCGGGTCGGGGTCACGCAGAAGCTCAATCAGCAACTCCCCCTGGATGCGCAGTTTGTGGATGAAACGGGCAAGTCGGTCCGGCTGGGAGATTACTTCGGCAAGCGACCTGCGATTCTGACGCTGGTGTACTACACCTGCCCGATGCTCTGTTCTGAGGAGCTGGACGGTTTAGCGGGTGCGTTGGAGATGGTGAAGCTGACGCCCGGAAAAGACTTTGACATCATCGTCATATCAATCGATCCGAGCGATACGCCAGAGGCGGCTGCCAAGAAGAAAGAGTTTTACCTCAAGCGTTATGGCAGGCCGGAGACGGCGAACGGATGGCATTTCCTGACTGGCCAGCGTCCTGCGATCGATCAGGTGACGGATGCGACAGGTTTTGGCTACGTCCGGGTCCCTGGTCCTGACGGGAAGCTGACGCAGTTTGCACACGCCAGCGCAATTGAGATAGTTACGACCGATGGTAAGCTCGCGCAGTACTACCTTGGCGTGGAATATTCGCCCAAGGACATCCTGCTGGGCCTGATCGAAGCCTCAGATAACAAGATTGGTTCTCCTGTTGCCAATATCCTGACCTACTGTTACCACTACGATCCGCAGACGAACAAGCACTCATTGATCGTCGCGCGTATTGTTCAGCTCGGTGGGGTAGTCACGATGGCTGGTCTGGGTGGGTTCATGTTCATCATGTTCCGCAAAGACATCAAGCTTGGCCGGGACCACGATTTGACGAAGAAAGAGAATGGATAAAGGGTAACGATGCATATCAGTCCCGTACTGTGGCAATTTCTGGTGAAGTGGCTCAACGCTTCGGCGCTGTTCCCCCGCGAGGCGTCTACGATTGCGCCGTATACCGACGCGCTCTACTTCTTCCTTCTGCTGATCACGGTGGTGGGTCTTACGCTGGTGGGAACGCTCGTCTTCGGCTTCTCGATCCGGTATCGTAAGGAACGCAATCCGGTCGCCACGCAGGTGGAAGGCTCCACGCTGCTCGAGGCTACCTGGACCATCATCCCTCTGGCGCTGTTTCTTATCGTCTTCGTCTGGGGCGCGCTGCTGTACTTCCGTATCTATAACCCGCCTACCAACGCGATGAACATCTACGTGGTGGGTAAGCAGTGGATGTGGAAGGCTGAGCACCCGGGTGGTCAGCATGAGATCAATAATCTGCATGTTCCGATGGGTCAGCCCATCCAGCTGACGATGATCTCGCAGGACGTCTTCCACAGCTTCTCGATTCCCGACTTCCGCGTAAAGCGTGAGGTGATTCCGGGGCGCTATTCGACGGTGTGGTTTGAGGCGACAACGCCTGGAACATACCACATCTTCTGCACGCAGTACTGCGGCACCAAGCACTCGGGCATGATTGGCGAGGTTACGGTGATGACGCCCGAGGACTATAAAAAGTGGACGGAGAGCTCCACCAGTGGCATGTCGCTGGCACAGAATGGGGAGCGACTCTTCGCCAGCATGGGATGCAACTCCTGCCATACTGGAAACGCAGCTGCGCGAGGTCCGGACCTCGCCGGAGTCTACGGATCGAAGCTACGTCTGGCGAACGGCTCCGAAGTTTTGGTCAATGAAGCTTATCTCCGCGATGCGATTCTTAATCCGTCGCAGCACGTAACCGCGGGCTATGCGCCCATTATGCCCACCTACCAGGGGCAGATCAGCGAAGAGGGCCTGATCGATCTGGTGGAGTATCTGAAGACCCTCAAGACGAACTACCGTGTGCAGCAGACGCTGACTACGTCGGAGTCTAACCAAGCGGCGCCGATGACGCCCGAGGCGGTGAAGCCATGAGTGCTACCAGTTCAACCATCGTCAACCTTCCAGATCAGCGGACGGCGACTATTCCGAAGAAGAATTATCTGAACGCGGAAGATGGCCTTCTCAGCTGGCTCCTTACGGGCGACCATAAGCGTATCGCGATGCTTTACCTCATCTCGATTACGTTCTTCTTCTTCATCGGAGGAGCGTTTGCCGGCCTGATTCGCTTGGAGTTGTTGACTCCGCAGCCGGATCTCGTTGCATCGGACACTTACAATAAGCTCTTCTCGATGCACGGCATCATCATGGTTTTCTTGTTTCTGGTGCCTTCGGTTCCAGCAACACTCGGAAACTTTTTGATCCCGATCATGATCGGAGCTAAGGATCTTGCTTTTCCGAAGATCAATCTTCTGAGCTGGTATCTCTATCTGGTCGGCGGCATCATGACTCTGGCTGCGCTGGTTCTGGGCGGCGTGGATACCGGATGGACCTTCACGACTCCGCTGTCGACCCACTATCTGAATACTCACGTGGTGACGGCTGGACTCGCGATCTTCGTCGCGGGATTCTCATCCATCTTTACCGGTCTGAACTTTATCGTGACCATTCATCGTATGCGGGCTCCGGGTATGACCTGGTTCCGAATGCCGCTATTCGTGTGGTCCAACTATGCGGCTTCGATCCTGATGGTATTGGGGACTCCGGTTCTGGCCATCACCCTGGTGCTCGTCGTTCTTGAGCGTACGATCCACATCGGCGTCTTCGATCCTTCGCTCGGTGGAGATCCACTGCTCTTCCAGCATTTGTTCTGGTTCTATTCGCACCCCGCTGTGTACATCATGATTCTCCCGGGCATGGGTGTGATCTCCGAGATCATCCCCACCTTCAGCCGCAAACGGGTTTTCGGCTATACAGCCGTTGCATTCTCTTCGGTGGCGATCGCGGTCTTCGGCTTCTTCGTCTGGGAACACCACATGTTCATCATGGGGGTTTCTAACTACTCGGCACTGGTCTTCTCGCTGCTGACCATGCTGGTGGCCGTTCCTTCCGCAATCAAGGTCTTCAACTGGTCCTTCACCCTGCAGAAGGGCTCGATCACCTTTGAGACCCCAATGCTCTACGCCTTCGCCTTCATCGGTCTGTTTACTATCGGCGGTCTTACGGGCGTCTTCCTCGGCTCACTCGGCATGGACATCCATCTCACCGAGACCTACTTCATCGTTGCTCACTTCCACTACGTGATGGTGGGCGGTATGTTGATGGCCTTCCTCGGCGGAGTTCATTACTGGTGGCCGAAGATGACGGGTCGTATGTATCCCGAATCTCTCTCGAAGCTCTCAGCTGTCACGAGCTTCATTGGATTCAACCTGACCTTTATGC
This portion of the Edaphobacter sp. 4G125 genome encodes:
- a CDS encoding TAT-variant-translocated molybdopterin oxidoreductase gives rise to the protein MKTTGIGTEQIMTDTKSQTEAGAQVVTSIAPAKPKKMTLAEVRSKLDGKTGRRFWKNLDELAETPEFQELMQEEFPRQAGAGEWVDPVSRRGFLKVMGASFALAGLAGCTKQPDEPIYPYVKQPEDLVLGKPMYFATAHPFPTGAIPVLIKSDSFRPIKVDGNPEHPMSKGRSDAMSQATLLDLYDPDRSQHVRFRGQNSSWGEFQKALQDAASKSSGGRGLYFLSETITSPTLAGQWKALQAKYPQAKLVQWEPVNQDSSRAASKAAFGSYADAQYKLEDADVILSLDADFLGGIGHPGFLPLAAAYAERHRWEEGKKINRLYVVETMPTVTGFKAEHRLGLKPSQVAQFADALVYGTAPSGLNAEQQKFFTVLLNDLKNHSGRAVVIPGEQAPASVHAAAYAINTLIGAVGKTVVYTETVNPLPTEQFSEFKPLVADMNAGKVQWLVMLGVNPIYSAPADLNFADALAKVPVTIHLGSHVDETGSITTWHVNKAHYLESWSDARAYDGTLTIIQPMIDPMYGGKGSHDVFQTLLDNPQASAYDAVVANAKNYVKGDFATGWRKALHDGWVEGTAFTPKAGVPARVTAFAAPASSASGYELSFRPDVSLYDGRYGNVGWLQELPKQVTNLSWDNAALVSMKTMADLKVEETELIELSLDGRKVTAPVLMVPGHPDDVITVHLGFGRSVEAGRVAAGVGFSGYKLRTSSAPLVASGATAKKVDGSYYDLCVTKVHNVEHRGSFAQQDLERPIFDTQGTFSLAGHEAMERSIIRYATVEEAEKNPKFAEEGASGTIVNKVGYGPQGENPVHGDPGWKSQKEVNLSMFPNAWRYDRTDPSSHKKQNAWGMEIDLNSCIGCNACIVSCYAENNIPVVGREQVKVGRNMQWLRIDTYFEGDLHAPKAHFQPMACQHCENAGCEQVCPVGATVHTPEGLNVMVYNRCVGTRYCSNNCPYKVRRFNFLLYSDYDTESLKFGRNPDVSVRSRGVMEKCSYCVQRIMSAKITADKENREIRDGEIVTACQQACPTDAIVFGNINDPASKVAKRKETERNYSVLGDLNYRPRTTYTAGVINPNPELA
- the nrfD gene encoding NrfD/PsrC family molybdoenzyme membrane anchor subunit, which gives rise to MATKVPINDPMIDPRTGEYAVIAPGHNFKSVTQKIASIVLTSNTPLGWFFGLLVAGGVATLVVISVTWLFLKGVGIWGVTMPGAWGFAIINFVWWIGIGHAGTLISAILLLFKQTWRNSINRFAEAMTIFAVVCAGMFPLIHVGRPWLGYWLFPYPNTMNVWPQWRSPLAWDVFAVSTYATISVVFWYIGMIPDFGTLRDRATLPLARYFYGILSMGWRGSTRHWIRYETASLLLAGLSTPLVLSVHTVISFDFAVAALAGWHTTIFPPYFVAGAVYSGFAMVLTLAIPIRKWYHMEDLVTLRHLDNMAKVMLATGSIVGYGYGMEVFMSWYSASHWEFFMMWNRMFGPMGWAYWMLILTNIAIPLTTLWSRKLRVNVGFLFVLSFIINIGMWFERFVIVVTSLYRDYLPSSWGTYRATKWDYMLFIGTWGLFTVLFLFFVRFLPMIPMSEIRMMLPQTKITRGGKNAETVSEEMS
- a CDS encoding DUF3341 domain-containing protein; the encoded protein is MPRREGIYGLLAEFNTPSELVYATEQARAAGYRRMECYTPYPVEEAAEALEFHKNRVPLVCLLGGLMGVTTAFLMETWISVWAYPLNIAGRPLFSWPAFIIPAYEWTILFSGLSAGFGMLALNGLPQLYHPLFNAPNFRNGATTDKFFLCLESTDPKFSPTETRSFLEQFHAVSVVEVDH
- a CDS encoding c-type cytochrome, with product MQNKHMRLGLAAMATLAMAATVGCRQDMHDQPKFFPQRGTTLYADGRSVRPQVANTVAREQLHEDSYFYTGLVDGKEGDGLPFPVSMKVLERGQERYNIYCTPCHSRVGNGEGMIVQRGYAKAGDFHTARLETAPLGHFFHVITNGYGAMPDYAAQVTPEDRWAIAAYIRALQLSQKAQQADVPAGAHVERLSDLAEQQGLPAAFVKEWHVPATAVTGTPDGQPMALPAPGEPAKTTSAQPAGRQSANNPGATPQQ
- a CDS encoding SCO family protein, whose amino-acid sequence is MSNRSSSSAKDLAGMERNTTTRKRWQAAAMAMLGCALLCSPLAAQVSSYGDKRAGENSGDQLPQVLQRVGVTQKLNQQLPLDAQFVDETGKSVRLGDYFGKRPAILTLVYYTCPMLCSEELDGLAGALEMVKLTPGKDFDIIVISIDPSDTPEAAAKKKEFYLKRYGRPETANGWHFLTGQRPAIDQVTDATGFGYVRVPGPDGKLTQFAHASAIEIVTTDGKLAQYYLGVEYSPKDILLGLIEASDNKIGSPVANILTYCYHYDPQTNKHSLIVARIVQLGGVVTMAGLGGFMFIMFRKDIKLGRDHDLTKKENG
- the coxB gene encoding cytochrome c oxidase subunit II, with product MHISPVLWQFLVKWLNASALFPREASTIAPYTDALYFFLLLITVVGLTLVGTLVFGFSIRYRKERNPVATQVEGSTLLEATWTIIPLALFLIVFVWGALLYFRIYNPPTNAMNIYVVGKQWMWKAEHPGGQHEINNLHVPMGQPIQLTMISQDVFHSFSIPDFRVKREVIPGRYSTVWFEATTPGTYHIFCTQYCGTKHSGMIGEVTVMTPEDYKKWTESSTSGMSLAQNGERLFASMGCNSCHTGNAAARGPDLAGVYGSKLRLANGSEVLVNEAYLRDAILNPSQHVTAGYAPIMPTYQGQISEEGLIDLVEYLKTLKTNYRVQQTLTTSESNQAAPMTPEAVKP
- the ctaD gene encoding cytochrome c oxidase subunit I, producing MSATSSTIVNLPDQRTATIPKKNYLNAEDGLLSWLLTGDHKRIAMLYLISITFFFFIGGAFAGLIRLELLTPQPDLVASDTYNKLFSMHGIIMVFLFLVPSVPATLGNFLIPIMIGAKDLAFPKINLLSWYLYLVGGIMTLAALVLGGVDTGWTFTTPLSTHYLNTHVVTAGLAIFVAGFSSIFTGLNFIVTIHRMRAPGMTWFRMPLFVWSNYAASILMVLGTPVLAITLVLVVLERTIHIGVFDPSLGGDPLLFQHLFWFYSHPAVYIMILPGMGVISEIIPTFSRKRVFGYTAVAFSSVAIAVFGFFVWEHHMFIMGVSNYSALVFSLLTMLVAVPSAIKVFNWSFTLQKGSITFETPMLYAFAFIGLFTIGGLTGVFLGSLGMDIHLTETYFIVAHFHYVMVGGMLMAFLGGVHYWWPKMTGRMYPESLSKLSAVTSFIGFNLTFMPQFILGYLGMPRRYHAYPPEYQVLNVLSTAGATVLGIGFLLPLIYLAWSLKYGAIAGNNPWQATGLEWQIQSPPLTENFIETPVVDFEAYDFEWLARKTEQEVTTVG